A genomic stretch from Xenopus laevis strain J_2021 chromosome 6S, Xenopus_laevis_v10.1, whole genome shotgun sequence includes:
- the LOC108719633 gene encoding zinc finger protein 850-like — protein MESEQPTNSLTGLTVLQDQKVIKEEQTFPYEEYEKDFSSIVNFLINPTGEKSFCCNECGKGFSTKHNLKIHWRIHTGEKPFTCTECGKGFSIKKNLKTHQRVHTGEKPFTCTECGKGFSTKHDLRIHQTVHTGDKPFTCTECGKDFSRKDLLKIHQTVDTGKKTFTCTECSKAFSTNCELKIHQTVHTGEKPFTCTECGKGFSTKKDLKIHQSVHTGEKLFTCTECGKGFSIKRSLKIHQTVHTGEKPFTCTECGKGFSTKHHLRIHQTVHTGEKPFACIECGKCFSRKDFLKIHQTVHNGEKPFTCTECDKGFSIKKNLKIHQRIHTGEKPFTCTECGKGFSVKQNLNRHQTVHTREKPFTHTECSKGFIISGIISDIRSLRNQIATDLLVCQLQQVRRQKRPRCNFIHTMESEQPTNSLTGHQTFIHEEKTFPCEEYGNVYSSNANLLIHPTREKSFPCNECGKGFSTKKKLKIHQTVHTGEKPFTCTECAKGFSTKQKLKRHQTIHTGEKPFTCTECAKGFSTKYQLKIHMICHTGEKPFTCTECGKGFPTKHQLKLHQTVHTGVKPFTCTECCNCFSTKQHLKNHQKVHTWVKLFICTECCNGFSTKQQLKIHQAVHTGAKPFTCTECGKGFSTKHQLQIHHMTHTGEKPYTCTECGKDFSTKNYLKIHQTLHRGEKPFPCTECSKCFSTKQKLHLHQAVHTREKHFTCTECSKSFSRKAQLKLHQTVHTGEKSFTCTECSKGFTRKYELKIHQAVHTGEKPFTCTECGKGFPTKQRLKIHQVVHAGEKPFTCTECGKCFPTKQRLKTHQVVHKGEKPFTCTECGKGFSRKYERKIHQAVHTGEKPFTCTECGKCFSTKQRLKNHQVVHTGEKPFMCTIMQ, from the exons ATGGAATCTGAGCAGCCAACCAACAGTCTTACAGGACTTACAGTCTTACAGGATCAGAAGGTTATCAAAGAAGAGCAAACTTTCCCTTATGAAGAATATGAGAAAGACTTCTCTTCAATCGTGAACTTTCTTATAAATCCCACGGGGGAGAAATCATTTTGCTGTAATGAATGTGGCAAAGGATTTTCTACAAAACATAATCTCAAAATTCATTggagaattcacacaggagagaaacccttcacatgcacagaatgtggcaaaggatTTTCTATAAAGAAAAACCTCAAAACTCACCAGAgagttcacacaggggagaaacccttcacatgtacagaatgtggcaaaggatTTTCTACAAAGCATGATCTCAGAATACACCAAACAGTTCACACGGGGGACAAacccttcacatgcacagaatgtggcaaagaCTTTTCTAGAAAAGATCTTCTTAAAATTCACCAAACAGTTGACACAGGGAAGAAAaccttcacatgcacagaatgcagCAAAGCATTTTCTACAAACTGTGAGCTCAAAATTCACCAGAcagttcacacaggagagaaacccttcacatgtacagaatgtggaaaaGGGTTTTCTACAAAGAAGGACCTCAAAATTCACCAGAGCGTTCATACAGGCGAGAAACtcttcacatgcacagaatgtggaaaAGGGTTTTCTATAAAGAGGAGCCTCAAAATTCACCAAAcagttcacacaggagagaaacccttcacgtgtacagaatgtggcaaaggatTTTCTACAAAGCATCATCTCAGAATACACCAAAcagttcacacaggagagaaacccttCGCATGCATAGAATGTGGAAAATGCTTTTCTAGAAAAGATTTTCTCAAAATTCACCAAACAGTTCACAacggggagaaacccttcacatgcacagaatgcgACAAAGGATTTTCTATAAAGAAGAACCTCAAAATTCACCAaagaattcacacaggggagaaacccttcacatgcacagaatgtggcaaaggcttTTCTGTAAAACAGAACCTTAACAGACACCAGACAGTTCACACAAGGGAGAAACCCTTCACACATACAGAATGCAGCAAAGGCTTCATCATCTCAGGCATCATCTCA GATATCAGGTCTCTCAGAAACCAAATAGCAACAGATCTTCTTGTCTGTCAGTTACAACAAGTCAGAAGACAAAAGAGGCCGAGGTGCAACTTTATTCACACAATGGAATCTGAGCAGCCAACCAACAGTCTTACAGGACATCAGACGTTTATCCACGAAGAGAAAACTTTCCCTTGTGAAGAATATGGCAATGTCTACTCTTCAAATGCAAATCTTCTTATACATCCCACAAGGGAGAAATCATTTCCCTGCAATGAATGCGGCAAAGGCTTTTCTACCAAGAAGAAGCTCAAAATTCACCAGacagttcacacaggggagaaacccttcacatgcacagaatgtgccAAAGGATTTTCTACAAAGCAGAAGCTCAAACGTCACCAGACaattcacactggggagaaacccttcacatgcacagaatgcgCCAAAGGATTTTCTACAAAGTATCAGCTTAAAATTCACATGATatgtcacacaggggagaaacccttcacatgcacGGAATGTGGCAAAGGATTTCCTACAAAGCATCAGCTCAAACTTCACCAGACAGTTCACACAGGGGTGAAAccattcacatgcacagaatgctGTAATTGTTTTTCTACGAAGCAACATCTTAAAAATCACCAGAAAGTTCACACATGGGTGAAACTCTTCATATGCACAGAATGCTGCAATGGCTTTTCTACAAAGCAACAGCTCAAAATTCACCAGGCAGTTCACACAGGGGCAAAACCCTTCACGTGCACAGAATGTGGAAAGGGCTTTTCTACAAAGCATCAGCTCCAAATTCACCACAtgactcacacaggggagaaaccctacACATGTACAGAATGCGGCAAAGACTTTTCCACAAAGAATTATCTCAAAATTCACCAGACCCTTCACAGAGGGGAGAAACCCTTCCCATGCACAGAATGCAGCAAATGCTTTTCTACAAAGCAGAAGCTCCACTTACACCAGGCAGTTCACACACGGGAAAAACatttcacatgcacagaatgcagCAAAAGCTTTTCTAGGAAAGCTCAACTCAAACTTCACCAGacagttcacacaggggagaaatctttcacatgcacagaatgtagTAAAGGATTTACTAGAAAGTATGAGCTCAAAATTCATCAGgcagttcacacaggggagaaacccttcacatgcacagaatgcgGCAAAGGCTTTCCTACAAAGCAGAGGCTGAAAATTCACCAGGTAGTTCAcgcaggggagaaacccttcacatgcacagaatgcgGCAAATGCTTTCCTACAAAGCAGAGGCTGAAAACTCACCAAGTAGTTCACAaaggggagaaacccttcacatgcacagaatgcgGCAAAGGATTTTCTAGAAAGTATGAGCGCAAAATTCACCAGgcagttcacacaggggagaaacccttcacatgcacagaatgtggcaaatgctTTTCTACAAAGCAGAGGCTGAAAAATCACCAAGTtgttcacacaggagagaaacccttCATGTGCACAATAATGCAGTAA